TGAAGAAAACCTTATTTCTTTGCTTGAGGTCAAAGACTTACCTGCTGATAACGTACAGCCGCTGACTGCATGCAGGATGTCTACTCGTCTGGACACCGCAGCTGTTTGCTCCGTGCACACTTGCAggttcaagtgtttttttaataaaaggtttTTGGAAACATTACAGTTTCCTCTCTCCTGCATCCACAACCTCGACGATGTGAAAACACCACAATGTTACCTTTGATAATGCAGCAGACACAGCTGTGATGTCCTCGAGGGACCGACACAAGCTTTTATAATTTATCTTTCAGAACGAAAAGGGAAcgtttatttaattattctaCACTACAAATTGTATAACTTTTAATGTGGTTGAAATTGTTTTCCAAAACCTGTTTGAGATGCTGTTTCAGAAACTCATTTTTCACAAGTGCTAGTGTAGACGAGGCCGTCAAGGTTAATGCTTTTCACCGTAAGGACCATAGCTACTCGTACtattataaagtattttaatggAAGAAGCTCTAAATAATTGCAGACAATGTCTCTGGTGGATGCAGATAAAGTTCAATCAATCATTCAGTATTTTGCCACAGTCCTGTGGACACTGTGGAGTTTTAATaggctttcttttctttgcgtTTACCTTGTATATCTGTTCACATTTATTGATTACTTAGTGAGATGTTTTCTTATTGTACTTGTATACAGTTGTACTTGGTTTTGTGATGACTTTCTTTATCTGTATATTGCAAGCCCATTAAGATGGTATAATGATTTTGCTGCTGCACTGCTGGTACATTTTGACATGTCGTTTCAACACGAAAACAGCAGGACTGATGCCTTCGATGTCATGAATGTCTGGTGGACCATTGGAAGAGAATAtggacacataaaaaaaaattaaaagaaatcagCCAAGTCGAGGAATCATGATATAAACATATCAGCAGTTTAGCTCTTGTTATTTGTAAATCTGTGGAAAGAGTAGGTACTGgtacctttttgttttatgaccatTTTAAGATGGTGGctttaaagtgatttttcacGTAGCTCACATATAGTTGTCATACACACATATGGGTTTTGTGtgcagacttgttttttttgtaaaaaggtgCTTTGTACAAAATGATATATCTTAGCTTTTCTTGGTACAGATGTGTGATATCTTTTCGTATCCATGACGGTAAAGTGTTGGagcaaaggagagaaaagatgCTCTGCTATGTTTCTGTGTTCTGTATATGGTCTTGTCTTTGCTCCGTTACATTATGATGCCTTCTTGATAATAGTAGTTTTTGTAGCTTTCTAGATACTTTGTATGTATACAATATTGAAgttaaataaatctgaaaatacaTTGCCTTTTTGTTGTCACTTCAGTTAAACATTTATGGTTCTGAAGCAATCAGTGCGGTTTTAGTATTTACAGAGAAAGCATTATTACATGATTCCTTGTGGACTGAGGCcccatttaattatttaactgCAGAAACCTCAGATAAACAGTAGATGGAGCCTGTCACCTGATTTATATTTAACTGTCCATGTCCCTGTTTCACATGTAAAACAtctatatattatttgaatgtatACCACTGTAGTAACGGAAACCATCACCAGAGGGagacattgttttaatttaaataaaaatgcactcCCTAATTTTGAGTTTAACCCATTAGTTAAGGCACCAGTAAATATTATCTTTTGTGTCATTATAGTGCAGTCACatagaaaaacatgaaatacattttttcactcATCTAAATATACTGAAAGCAGAAATAGTTAAGAGGTCAGATACTAAAAGGCTCAACCAATAATTATTCAGACCCTTTGAATGACAGATATTGTAAGATATTGTATTTGTCTactaaaatggaaatatttgcCTGTTTTACTGCTGTgtatacaaacacaataacacattatttatcaataacgataaaaacaaactgtcagaTAATATTGGAATTATAGCAGCTTGCTGCTTTGGTTTTGAAGTTAACATTTAGAGGCAATAAAGGCTCTGTCCAAATGGGAGTTCACACCTGCAATTCTAGATGCATGTGAAAGGAGTCAAAGCAATTTTTTCTGCAGGATATCTGATGAAATACTAGACAGAGTTCAATTCAAAGTGGTGCCCGTGGACCAATTGTTATTGGAGTATATGGCACCACCATGTGGTCATTTACACTTAAGACTAATAACTCCTGAATTGCGGAGAGTAGAAGCAAAATGATTTATTCTGGATTATGTAGGTCAAGGCCATCTTTCATGTGCACATATGTGTGGTCTTAATGATCCTAAGCATTTTACTTTAAGGTTGCACTACACCACTATGACGCATTTTTATGATAgggttttacattttcttcaaaaactattttggtATATTTTCAGAAATTCTATTTACATCCCGACAGAAATCcaataatcaaatgaaataaaataaaaaatcggtatctgtggctgttgcTTAGTCTGAACACATTGGATGAGGACCTGCCTGCTTGTAAGTAATAATGGCCGTCATCGTTATTTACATTCATTGTGATAGTTTACGTGAGTGTCTTTGAATggacgggctgtcagtgttACCGACTCTGTTACTTTCTCGCTAGATTAAGTGACATTAGTTTGGAGCATAGTCTGTGTggtttggagctagtgctgctatcTACTTACCTTGAACAGCAGACATGTTCGCGCGATGTAACAAACCGTCTGGCGGGTTAGGAAAGCTGGCTAGCTACATTTGTAAAGAGTTTGTAACACTGGGCCAGGTTTTTTGTTTGGACACTTTTTTCAATCTCTCTTACTTTTGTTAGTTGCTGAAGAGTATCAACCCTGCAGATCCAGGTAAAGATTGACAACACTTCATTTTAATGAGATATGACAAATTTTGAGGATTGCTTTCAGGTTTCAAATGACTTCCTTTGGCTCTGGTTTGATTAGACTCTGCAGAGTATAGTCTACCAACAACtactgactctctctctcacacacacaaactaatcCTAAGCATAAAACCAATCATGTATTGTAACACCACACCGTGCACGAGCAAAAACTGGCTCACTTCTTACACAAGAAGTTTATATAGTACATGGGAATTATGAAACTCAAACAAGCCTGCTGTGTCGAGTCTTGCATTAACAACCCCAACAAAGCTCTGGATATCAGGCCTTTCTTGAAGACAAAGGTGAGCAGCAATGTGCTTTGAAATCCAAGCTCATGCATTTAAGATTCACCAAGGCTGAAATCACTGACTCAAAATGatgatttatataatttataaaaagaCATCCCTTTCCTTTTAAACACATTATCTCAAAGTATCAAGGACAGACCAAGCAAAGCGACACAGTCTTAGCTGACACTTATCCAACATTCAGTTAATACTCAGACGTTTTTTCTTTGGTGTTTCTAACCCTCAGGTATCCTCACCACAATCTGAAGGAGCCGTTTATACAATCAAATATCTGTGACTTCTCACTCAATTCAACAAAAGCAAACTGACCCTGAATATTCAGATCATGGAACACAAAAGTGTGATCCAGCAGAAGGTCACCACTGCTCCAATCAGATCTCAATGTATTCGATTGTACAGTAAGTTTCTTTGTGCCATACAGCCTTGGTGACTGCAGGAAGTGTCTGCTCTGCAataacctgtttgtttttttcttcttctgtctgaaTTCATCTGACGGTTATTCATTATTTGAAAGTATGTCACCATTGATAGATTACAATGTACAGAATCACAACCTGCTGCTGCATCATACGGTTCAAATCCAAGGGTCATATACAAATAGTTTTCCTACAAAGACTTAAATCTTAGAGCCCCATTCAACActattttttatgttaacaGCATCTCATTTCAAATCTCTGTGCTGCTTTCAGAAGGAGTGTATTTAAAGGTGACATGTCTGCATATAAAGTCATTCAATGTCAAGTCAGTGGGGAAATTACAGTAAGACCTGGAGTTACAGGTAAATCAGTCcgtcacacaaacactttgcACGTTCTCAATGtgttaaaatacttaaaatactaCTATTGTTCGCTCTGCATCTTTTATGTTTCCATTTCCACTAAGTGTTATGTGTTTGAATttgaactgtttttctttttattgtatagggttttttattcattctcttCCCTTCAGTAATTTGCTGGCTTAACTGTGGTGCTTattcatgaaaatatttaatttagctttttctttgtAAAGCAACATTCTTTTAAAACGGTGgtatatacagtttattatggttattattatgCTAGCTGGTAAACAGCAgtttattatggttattattatgCTAGCTGGTAAACAGCTCTGTACTGTCTGTACATTCGCTGTATGCACATGAACACAAGCAGTTGAAGAAAGTTAAACCAGATGTTTCAGCAAACCAAACCAAAGctaaaatgtcataaattaatttaaaacaatctTGTGCAgcttcaaaaaatatatttgcctatattttaatataaattattttccaCTCATACTTGAAGCAATAATACTCAGCTTAAGTATAGGCTACTTTTTCTATGTTCTTAAATCATtatgttgtttcatttttgaatTTATAATTATCAGATTTGttacatttgaatacattaaTCCAAGTTAAGAATGTTTGGTCATAACTATGTCCATGACTCATGATGTTTTAAACACTTAGGTCAAGGTTTAAATGGTGTGGGCTTAATTCATTAACCTATTTAACCCTTTGGCATTTCATTAAAGAGCAGTGTACAATAACCATCATAAACCTCCAACATGCCACAGAAAATGATAACTGGTTGCTGACGCTTGCTGGTGGCAGTCATGTGATCACAATAGAGGCCGTCTCGTGGGGCAGGCCTTCATTTAACCTCAGGAAAGTGCACAGAAGGACAAATGGGACCCTCAACCcttcagctccatcagcagcatCCCGCGTCATGCACACAGAGGAGATGAGTGTGGACGCGGCTGCGCTTTTCTCCAGAGATGCGGATTTAAGTCGATTTTAAAacgactatttttttttacttgtttctaTTTAGAATAAATACGGCTTAGTTGACATCCATgatggaggcagaggagggtAAGATATCGGTGTGGGTCTGCCGGGAGGAGAAGCTTGTCTTCGGCTTGTCAAAGCGCACAACCTGCGCGGATCTCGTCAAAGTGCTTCTGGAGGACCAGGACTCACAGCAGCACGGCCTCTCCACGGCTGCATGCCCACCGTCCTACTGCATCGTGGAGAAATGGAGAGGTTTCGAGAGGATTTTACCAAACAAAACCAAGATCCTGCGGCTTTGGTTCGCGtggggagaggagcagagcaatGTGAAGTTTGTGTTGGTGAAAAGCGAGGCGTCTCTGGCGAGCCACGGAGCCCGGAGCGCAGAGGCTCGAGTGGTgctcagcagacacagagccCGGGGTACCGAGGGGGGCATCCCGCCCGAGAAACAGCGACGGGTCGTCAGGAAAGCCTTCAGAAAGTTGGAGAAGATCAACATAAAGAGCCGGGCGCAGAGAGACGCGTCCTCTGTGGAAAAGATGGAAACTTTGGTCCATCTTGTGATTTCTCAGGATCATACAATCCGCCAGCAGGTGGAGAGGATCACAGAGCTGGACGCAGACATCGAAATGTGCGAGGCAAAGGTGCATTTTGACAGAATTCAAAGACACGGGGTTAATTATGTGCAGGACACGTACTCAGTggatgatgctgatgctgctgctgcttccagCCCGGATGGAGACAAAGTGAGTTCGGCGGAAACTCTTGCCAACTTTGAAGAGTATGTCCGGCAGTGTGAGGAGGTGGTTAGACTACAAGAGGAGCTGGGGGAGCAGGAAGCCCTCATAGACATTTTCACGGTGCAGGTGCAGGAGGAGCTGAACCACCGCTggatgcagaggaggagagagcagcagctgcacAGCGAAGACACAGAGCCATCGGCAGAAAACGAGCTGTTTTTGGAAGAAGAGAGGATCAGGACACAACTAGAGGCGAGTTTATACGTCGGTCTGCGCCTCAACACGGATTTAGAAGCTATTAGGAGCGATTTAGAGCTGACCCAGGAGATTTGCGCAGCGAGGGAGAAGGAGATGAGGGATTTGCTGGCGATGGTGAAAACTTTGGACATAGAGGGAGGGACAGTCAGTGAGGAGAGATGTAGCCACGGGACAGATGACAAGATGGGGATGACGAGCACTTTGGAGAGGAGAAGCGAGTGGGTGGAGCAGGCCAGGGGTCTGTCCAAAGATCACAGTGTGAACGACGACGACTCAGACACTGGCTTAAGTTCTCTGCACAGTCAGGACTCAGACAGCCTCCCTGTGTGGGAGTCACTGGTTTAAGGATTTATCTGactgtttatcattttttcaaCCTCCACAGCCTCAGGAATCATATTTACTCTGAAGTAAACATGCAGGATATCCTGAATTCATCTTActtcatggtgtttttttaatctttgtatGGCATCGTAACAAAcctcacacattcatatattttttataacatcCATTTAAGAacgacatgtttttatttgttgggGTAATAAGTGTTAATCTCACCAAGAAGGTTGTTTggacttaaaaataaaagctgtttttgaaGCTTGACCTCATTCGTTCCTCTTTTCGCTTTATCTTTTTTGGATGTTCAAGTCAGGAATGCAGAAAACCAATGAAGAGATGATGCCAAAATCCCTCTCAGATCATTTCCACAACCTCTGTCGTGTTAATACACACCTCAGAGACAGCAGGGCGACACAGCCAAAACACAAAGTCATAGGTCTTTGGGATCTTTCTGTAGATTGTGAGCGACATCTCAGCGTTCACTGTGACCCAGACGCTCAGTGATAAAGAAAACCTCTGAATCATTAAGCCATAATAATATCTGAAGTCTCAAGCAGAAACGACCTCCAACAGATGATAAGATATTTTACTGtctgacagagaaacacaatgaAAGCTTTTATTCCCCAGATTATTCTGTGCCTTAATGCAGAATGATTGCTGTTGAACTCCTTCAAGAGAAAATCATCTTACAGCTGAGACTTGTCAGTGAATAAGTCATCCAAAGTATGGGGACATCAGCACACAGTCTCCATTTTTTATCTGCCAGCTGCTTTCTCCAAATGAAAACAGAATACAGTAAAGGTTAGTTTAGGTCTTTCATGTCTTATGAATCCCTTGCACAGTCTGCCTGCCTGTTCTTAAATTTGACACGCTGGGAATAGGAAGTGGCAGCTGTGCTGGTGGGCTGAGATCAAAATCTCTTCAAATCCACAACGAATCAGAAACAACTTTTATGTCAGCTTATGTGTTTGGAGGTTTTAATCAGAGCACTTTGTTACTACACAATCATTTTAGTGAAAAAAGACTTTACATTTGATCGCACACTGACAAACATTTCCAGAAGATGAATTATTCTATTTAACAGCAAAGAAAATGACCCCGCTGTCCGTATCAATAAACCAGGCCACTATTGGTAGTTAAATGAGCTCTGTGTAGTatacagattttaaatgtgGGAAAAGAGAGCGCTGCTATTGGATCAGTACTTTGCAGAAGTAGTTAGTTAATATATCGTATCAGGAGAGAAACGTTTTATCAGTTCTTTCCTATAAATAACATATATCTTGGCCGTAAGTTTATAATTATTGCTGCATACAGTTTACTGTCAAATACGTTCTGTCAAGGATGTTTGGCAGACAGTATTGTCTCCACACTGTATAATATTCATTAGTCTACACATACTCAGGCTCTTGTGTTTTCAACAAACTGGTTAattctacatttttataaatctgaatTCAGAGATGCTGTTGTCAAAAAAGTTTAATGTGATTTCAGCTTTGTATCATGAGAAGTTGTACATTTGCTTTTATATTACTGCTGTTATAGAATTGGCTGAGCTGCACTCACAATAACACTGTGGCATACAAAGTTCTTAGTTTGATTTGTAGCCATGAAACTTCGTCCAAGGCAAAACATGCTCTGTTTATATTTAGCACAGTACAGTACGTGACATCCACTGCAGCAGCCACTCAAAAACACCTTCCATctgaatacagaaaaaaaagacattaatgCTCAATGCTGAATTGATGTACCGTCTGTAAAGTTTCTAAGCTCGGTGCTAAAGAAAAGCCAACATTAAAACAGCATCAGAAAGAGTATTGAGTTTCCGCCCTTTATAAACCCGGCCAAGTGCGTCTTTATACCTGAATACACAGTGATACACAAGACAACACTAAAGTATACA
This region of Anoplopoma fimbria isolate UVic2021 breed Golden Eagle Sablefish chromosome 2, Afim_UVic_2022, whole genome shotgun sequence genomic DNA includes:
- the rassf10b gene encoding ras association domain-containing protein 10 translates to MMEAEEGKISVWVCREEKLVFGLSKRTTCADLVKVLLEDQDSQQHGLSTAACPPSYCIVEKWRGFERILPNKTKILRLWFAWGEEQSNVKFVLVKSEASLASHGARSAEARVVLSRHRARGTEGGIPPEKQRRVVRKAFRKLEKINIKSRAQRDASSVEKMETLVHLVISQDHTIRQQVERITELDADIEMCEAKVHFDRIQRHGVNYVQDTYSVDDADAAAASSPDGDKVSSAETLANFEEYVRQCEEVVRLQEELGEQEALIDIFTVQVQEELNHRWMQRRREQQLHSEDTEPSAENELFLEEERIRTQLEASLYVGLRLNTDLEAIRSDLELTQEICAAREKEMRDLLAMVKTLDIEGGTVSEERCSHGTDDKMGMTSTLERRSEWVEQARGLSKDHSVNDDDSDTGLSSLHSQDSDSLPVWESLV